Proteins encoded together in one Plasmodium cynomolgi strain B DNA, scaffold: 0006, whole genome shotgun sequence window:
- a CDS encoding hypothetical protein (putative), which produces MECIRDLMSFIEHMLDHVSQQFKPASPASGDRLESLLKDATECTVDSKKLLARDVEGYDLSGVVTLFNESAVSTKENFDLLFTDIADYDLSGVAVLFKESVEATKNVANVLSKDFVEYDLKGVRALFREAPKSSEEMGSVLSKDFVECDLKGVRELFNLLANSSMENDAQLLEVVDNELNRIFYLFLENTVLCDEKHPPSIL; this is translated from the exons atggaatgtaTACGAGATCTGATGAGTTTTATAGAGCATATGTTGGACCACGTTAGTCAACAGTTTAAACCTGCTTCGCCTGCTTCAGGGGATCGCCTTGAGTCGCTGCTAAAAGACGCCACTGAATGCACGGTGGACAGCAAAAAACTATTGGCTAGGGATGTGGAAGGGTATGATTTGAGCGGTGTTGTGACACTCTTCAACGAGTCTGCAGTATCCACAAAGGAAAATTTCGACTTGCTGTTTACGGATATTGCGGACTATGACTTGAGTGGTGTTGCAGTGCTCTTCAAGGAGTCTGTGGAAGCCACAAAGAACGTGGCGAATGTGCTGTCGAAGGACTTTGTAGAGTACGATTTGAAAGGTGTTAGAGCACTTTTCAGAGAGGCTCCAAAATCCTCAGAGGAAATGGGGAGTGTGTTGTCGAAGGACTTTGTAGAGTGCGATTTGAAAGGTGTTAGAGAACTTTTCAATCTGCTTGCAAATTCTTCCATGGAAAATGATGCACAGTTGTTGGAGGTTGTAGATAATGAACTCAATA GGATTTTCTACTTGTTTTTGGAAAACACGGTACTGTGCGATGAGAAACATCCTCCAAGCATCCTATAA